A region from the Candidatus Electrothrix scaldis genome encodes:
- a CDS encoding hydantoinase B/oxoprolinase family protein, producing MKSQQFRFSIDRGGTFTDVYAEVPSTQGKPGFRTIKLLSEDPANYPDAPREGIRRILAEFGIPLQNGLLDSSRIEWIRMGTTVATNALLERKGARTALITTRGFGDILQIGYQDRPDLFDLRIVKPDLLYEEVIEVEERLLLIKDDQEAARQESLGHPLLTGSTGERFAVLAAPDLEALQPRLQAILDQGISSVAVVFVHAYSCPQHEKAVGELARKLGFSQISLSSQVMPAVRLVPRGDTTLVDAYLTPHIRTYLDSFRSGFAGGLADNKLLFMQSDGGLAQADNFTGSRAVLSGPAGGVIGYGRGVWNPASKEPVIGFDMGGTSTDVSRFAGEPELTFANCTAGVRIHAPQLDIRTVAAGGGSRLFFDNGMFRVGPESAGAHPGPVCYRKNGHLTVTDANLVLGRLQPEYFPCIFGPDEDQPLDKDAACNAFAELTAEINASYQEQGHAPLSVQEVALGFVRVADEVMVRPIREISVMRGFDIREHVLAVFGGAGAQHACSVARILGIRKVVVHRFSGILSACGMGMADTTVDRRQPAAAELGSKSLQTMRDELARLRAATEQELLDQGILEERITSQCFLNLRYAGTDTALMIAEPNDGDYGAAFQAAYQREFGFTLRDRAVLIDDCRVRSAGQAGRVEKQPIAQAEEPPKQQARVRVWFTEGERDTPLYRMDTLLAGHEISGPAILIQDTATIVVEPDCIARISSYGDVEIEVGRRQQESISTALDPVRLSVFANLFMSIAEQMGRMLQKTAVSTNIRERLDFSCALFDTAGQLVANAPHVPVHLGAMSEAVQEQIRRCPDLQPGDVLVSNHPAAGGSHLPDITVITPVFAQDTEKIIFWVASRGHHADIGGISPGSMPPHSRLLSEEGAAIESFRLVRSGVFQEEGISALLLKATGPQSTGTRRLADNISDLRAQVAANQKGIDLILGMVEEYGLEAVHAYMVHVQDAAEAAVRKALCELSLHRGMAEQDTVEAVDYLDDGSPIRLRLSIDRKDGSAVFDFSGTGPELWGNLNAPKAVTRSALLYSLRCLVEKDIPLNHGCLIPVRLIIPPGSLLDPSPEAGVVGGNVLTTQRVVDVVLRAFGVAAASQGCMNNLCFGNEGFGYYETIGGGAGAGPSWHGQSGVHTHMTNTRITDPEVLERRYPVLVREFSLRRGSGGKGKFRGGDGLIRELEFLEPLQVSILSERRVFAPYGLNGGGDGMRGENIFLRNNGRKLNLGGKNTIQAEAGDQLRICTPGGGGWGIL from the coding sequence ATGAAATCTCAACAATTCCGCTTCTCCATAGACCGAGGCGGCACCTTCACCGATGTCTATGCCGAGGTACCCAGCACCCAAGGCAAGCCCGGCTTCCGCACCATCAAGCTGCTCTCCGAAGACCCGGCCAATTACCCGGATGCTCCCCGCGAGGGTATCCGCCGCATTCTGGCCGAGTTCGGTATTCCCCTGCAAAACGGTCTGCTGGACAGCTCCCGCATTGAATGGATTCGCATGGGAACCACGGTTGCCACCAATGCCCTGCTGGAGCGCAAGGGTGCCCGCACCGCCCTGATCACCACCAGGGGCTTCGGCGATATTCTCCAGATCGGCTATCAGGATCGGCCTGACCTCTTTGATCTCAGGATCGTCAAGCCCGACCTCTTATACGAGGAGGTCATTGAGGTGGAGGAACGCCTCTTGCTCATTAAAGATGATCAGGAAGCTGCCCGGCAGGAGAGCTTAGGGCATCCCTTGCTCACCGGCAGCACGGGCGAGCGTTTTGCCGTGCTGGCCGCCCCGGATCTTGAGGCCCTGCAACCCCGCTTGCAGGCCATCCTGGACCAAGGCATCAGCTCAGTGGCTGTGGTCTTTGTCCATGCATACAGTTGTCCGCAACATGAGAAGGCTGTGGGCGAGCTGGCCCGTAAGCTGGGCTTCAGCCAGATCTCTCTTTCCTCTCAGGTCATGCCAGCAGTCAGACTGGTTCCTCGCGGTGATACAACCCTGGTAGATGCCTATCTCACCCCCCATATCCGCACCTATCTGGACAGCTTTCGCTCCGGCTTTGCAGGCGGATTGGCGGATAACAAGCTCCTGTTTATGCAGTCCGACGGTGGGCTGGCCCAGGCTGACAACTTTACCGGGTCACGGGCCGTGCTCTCCGGGCCTGCGGGCGGAGTGATAGGCTATGGCCGGGGTGTCTGGAATCCGGCAAGCAAGGAGCCGGTGATCGGTTTTGACATGGGCGGCACGTCCACGGATGTGTCCCGCTTTGCCGGAGAACCCGAGCTGACCTTTGCCAACTGCACTGCTGGTGTACGCATTCATGCGCCGCAGCTGGATATTCGCACCGTGGCGGCAGGCGGAGGCTCGCGTCTCTTCTTTGACAACGGGATGTTCCGGGTCGGGCCGGAGTCGGCAGGTGCCCATCCCGGCCCTGTCTGTTACCGCAAGAACGGTCATCTGACCGTGACCGATGCCAACCTGGTGCTCGGTCGCCTGCAACCGGAATACTTCCCCTGCATCTTCGGCCCTGACGAGGATCAGCCCCTGGATAAGGACGCGGCCTGCAATGCCTTTGCCGAGCTGACCGCAGAAATCAACGCCTCATATCAGGAGCAGGGACATGCCCCTCTTTCCGTGCAGGAAGTGGCCTTGGGCTTTGTCCGGGTGGCGGATGAGGTCATGGTTCGGCCTATCCGGGAGATCTCGGTGATGCGGGGATTCGATATCCGCGAGCATGTCCTGGCCGTGTTCGGGGGAGCCGGAGCGCAACATGCCTGTTCCGTGGCCCGCATCCTGGGGATTCGTAAAGTGGTGGTGCATCGCTTTTCCGGCATCCTCTCGGCCTGCGGCATGGGCATGGCTGATACTACCGTGGATCGACGGCAACCCGCTGCTGCCGAGTTAGGGTCGAAGTCCTTGCAGACTATGCGGGACGAGCTTGCCCGCCTCCGGGCCGCTACCGAACAGGAGCTGCTGGATCAGGGGATTCTGGAAGAACGGATCACCAGTCAATGCTTCCTTAATCTGCGCTATGCAGGCACGGATACAGCCCTGATGATTGCAGAGCCAAATGACGGTGATTATGGCGCAGCCTTCCAAGCCGCCTATCAGCGGGAATTCGGTTTCACCCTCCGGGATCGTGCGGTGCTGATTGATGATTGCAGGGTGCGTTCCGCCGGACAGGCAGGCAGGGTGGAGAAGCAGCCCATCGCCCAAGCTGAAGAACCTCCCAAGCAGCAGGCTCGGGTGCGGGTATGGTTTACAGAGGGAGAGCGGGACACGCCTCTGTATAGAATGGATACCCTGCTGGCCGGGCATGAGATTTCCGGCCCTGCCATCCTGATCCAGGATACCGCCACCATCGTGGTGGAGCCGGATTGCATTGCCCGTATCAGCAGCTACGGGGATGTGGAGATTGAGGTGGGTCGCAGGCAGCAGGAGAGCATCAGCACCGCCCTTGATCCGGTACGGCTCTCGGTCTTTGCCAACCTGTTCATGTCCATTGCCGAGCAGATGGGCCGGATGCTCCAAAAGACCGCCGTGTCCACCAATATCCGGGAACGGCTGGACTTCTCCTGCGCCCTGTTTGATACCGCAGGGCAGCTGGTCGCCAATGCCCCTCATGTCCCGGTCCATCTCGGGGCCATGAGCGAGGCCGTACAGGAGCAGATCCGGCGTTGCCCGGACCTGCAACCCGGTGACGTGCTGGTCAGTAATCATCCGGCCGCCGGGGGCAGTCATCTGCCGGACATCACGGTCATCACCCCGGTCTTTGCCCAGGATACGGAAAAAATCATCTTCTGGGTAGCAAGCCGGGGGCACCATGCCGATATAGGCGGCATCTCACCCGGCTCCATGCCGCCCCATTCCCGTCTCCTGAGCGAGGAAGGGGCGGCCATCGAGTCCTTTCGCCTGGTCCGAAGCGGGGTGTTTCAGGAAGAGGGTATCTCTGCCTTGCTTCTGAAGGCCACAGGACCTCAGAGCACTGGTACCCGCAGGCTGGCAGATAATATCTCCGACCTCCGGGCTCAGGTGGCGGCTAACCAGAAGGGCATTGACCTGATCCTCGGCATGGTGGAGGAGTACGGCCTGGAGGCGGTCCATGCCTATATGGTCCATGTCCAGGATGCTGCTGAGGCGGCGGTGCGCAAGGCCCTGTGCGAGCTTTCCCTGCACCGGGGCATGGCCGAACAGGATACGGTAGAAGCAGTAGATTATCTGGACGACGGCAGCCCCATCCGCCTCCGCCTGAGCATCGACCGAAAGGACGGCTCTGCTGTCTTTGATTTCAGCGGTACCGGGCCGGAGCTTTGGGGCAATCTGAACGCGCCCAAGGCCGTGACCCGCTCTGCCCTCCTCTATAGCCTGCGCTGTCTGGTGGAAAAGGACATCCCGCTCAATCATGGCTGCCTGATCCCGGTCCGCCTGATCATCCCGCCCGGTTCCCTGCTCGATCCATCCCCCGAGGCCGGAGTGGTGGGCGGCAATGTGCTCACCACTCAGCGGGTGGTGGATGTGGTGCTCCGGGCCTTTGGCGTGGCAGCGGCCTCTCAGGGCTGCATGAATAACCTCTGCTTCGGCAATGAAGGCTTCGGCTATTACGAAACCATCGGCGGCGGAGCCGGGGCAGGGCCGAGTTGGCACGGTCAATCCGGCGTCCATACCCACATGACCAATACCCGTATCACTGACCCGGAGGTTCTGGAACGGCGGTATCCGGTGTTGGTGAGGGAGTTTTCTCTGCGCAGGGGTTCCGGGGGCAAGGGGAAATTCCGAGGCGGCGATGGCTTAATTCGGGAGCTGGAATTTCTGGAACCCTTGCAGGTCTCCATCCTCTCGGAACGCAGGGTCTTTGCGCCCTATGGGCTGAACGGTGGAGGGGATGGAATGCGGGGCGAGAATATCTTTCTTCGTAACAACGGTAGAAAGCTAAATCTCGGCGGAAAAAATACGATTCAGGCTGAGGCTGGGGATCAGTTGCGGATATGTACGCCTGGAGGGGGTGGGTGGGGAATTCTCTAA
- a CDS encoding tetratricopeptide repeat protein — protein MQKRTDASDIFALCAEKFHITERAAAGFFMVLKKQGVHSNDLVVRLQEMAIHYKEILERFEGFKCYFPEVEELREKAGQAIAVGEFYHAEQSLLLARENAQAVISDLKEHNTQPVAVLKEWQVSETEICTNLAMLYLLQYHYSDAVQFFQAAAAALPEERKEEQVSCLCQAGSILWDMDRYSEALSLYEQALFIAREIRDHNREARLLREVGVLCLEQGNNDQALEYLEQCLDVCENIDCKEAKALALENIASIYNTKKEYAKALEYLEQSLSILREMGEKESESKVLNNIGAVYQAQGEFPSALEYFEQALALSRENEDVETESEELNNIIQVYRAQGDYDTALKYSEQDLALMRDCGEEQQECVVLNNIGMIYSAKEDHCTALKYHEQSLEKAEKLGAEELEASIRANIAWIYVTQDKPAKAEPYLSRAVEIAEELEQPDLEDWRGALKEVRIELQKQSSLIGRMLRFIRRKET, from the coding sequence ATGCAGAAACGTACTGACGCATCAGATATCTTTGCACTATGTGCAGAGAAATTTCACATAACAGAGAGGGCTGCTGCTGGTTTTTTCATGGTGTTGAAAAAACAGGGTGTGCATTCTAATGATCTGGTCGTCAGACTGCAAGAAATGGCCATTCACTATAAGGAGATACTGGAGCGTTTTGAGGGCTTCAAGTGTTATTTCCCGGAAGTAGAGGAGTTGAGAGAGAAGGCTGGTCAGGCTATTGCTGTTGGCGAATTTTACCACGCAGAGCAATCGCTTCTTCTGGCAAGGGAGAACGCCCAGGCCGTTATTAGTGATTTGAAAGAGCATAATACACAACCAGTAGCTGTTCTCAAAGAATGGCAGGTCTCTGAAACAGAGATCTGTACCAACTTGGCCATGCTGTATTTATTGCAATATCACTATAGCGATGCTGTGCAGTTTTTCCAGGCCGCTGCCGCTGCGCTGCCCGAAGAACGCAAGGAGGAACAGGTATCCTGTCTCTGCCAGGCAGGATCAATTCTTTGGGATATGGACCGCTATTCAGAGGCTCTGTCCTTGTATGAACAGGCCCTCTTTATAGCCCGTGAGATCCGCGACCACAACCGGGAAGCCAGGCTTTTGCGTGAGGTCGGTGTACTCTGTCTCGAACAGGGGAATAACGACCAGGCTCTGGAGTATCTGGAGCAATGCCTTGATGTATGTGAAAATATCGATTGCAAAGAAGCAAAAGCCCTGGCCCTGGAGAATATTGCTTCGATTTATAATACGAAAAAAGAGTATGCAAAGGCCCTGGAGTATCTGGAACAAAGCCTTAGCATATTACGGGAGATGGGTGAAAAGGAAAGCGAAAGCAAAGTGCTGAACAACATAGGTGCAGTGTACCAGGCGCAGGGCGAATTTCCTTCTGCGCTGGAATACTTTGAACAGGCCTTGGCGCTCAGTCGGGAAAACGAGGATGTGGAAACGGAAAGCGAGGAGCTGAACAATATCATTCAAGTATATAGGGCACAGGGGGATTACGATACGGCCCTGAAGTATTCGGAGCAGGATTTAGCCCTTATGCGAGATTGTGGTGAAGAACAGCAGGAGTGCGTGGTCCTCAATAATATAGGTATGATATACTCAGCCAAAGAGGATCACTGTACTGCATTGAAGTATCATGAACAGAGCTTGGAAAAAGCAGAGAAGCTTGGCGCAGAAGAATTAGAGGCAAGCATCAGGGCGAATATCGCCTGGATCTATGTCACCCAAGATAAACCAGCCAAGGCTGAACCCTACCTGAGTCGGGCCGTGGAAATTGCTGAAGAACTTGAGCAACCGGATTTGGAAGATTGGCGCGGGGCATTGAAGGAAGTCCGCATTGAGCTACAAAAACAATCCAGTCTGATAGGCCGAATGCTTCGATTTATTCGGAGGAAAGAGACGTAA
- a CDS encoding MalY/PatB family protein — protein sequence MNNAKVYKGYNLIIFPQEAETLKYDFDRIIEKKGINSVKWEFMEFLTKDIDKDTLPFWIADMDFMCPPPLLEAIKERADKFTLGYSMADDTYHEAVCNWMERRFSWNIDPADIFISPGVVKGIENLILSLTTAGNGIIIQKPVYYPFSAIIQQTGRTVVNNALINTAGFYEIDFQDLQRKAQDPANKMLLLCSPHNPVGRVWTEQELRQVAEICLENNVILVSDEIHFDLLRKGVTHIPLARLYPEEDRIITCTAPSKTFNTAGLQISNIIIKNKTFQQKWSEIAGMELPSPLALTAVKAAYNEGEEWLEQLLVYLDENFSFLDQYIKEKIPKAKFSIPQGSYLAWIDFSPYGYDDKELDRILIQEAKVLLEAGTIFGPEGAGFQRMNIACPRATLEQGLERISTALHG from the coding sequence ATGAATAACGCGAAGGTATACAAGGGGTATAATCTGATAATTTTTCCGCAAGAGGCAGAGACATTGAAATATGATTTCGACCGAATAATAGAAAAAAAAGGTATCAATTCGGTAAAATGGGAATTCATGGAGTTTCTCACCAAAGATATCGACAAGGACACCCTTCCTTTTTGGATAGCAGACATGGATTTTATGTGCCCGCCACCTCTGCTTGAAGCCATCAAAGAGCGTGCCGACAAGTTTACTCTTGGATACAGTATGGCTGATGATACATATCACGAGGCTGTCTGCAATTGGATGGAACGACGGTTTAGCTGGAACATAGACCCTGCTGATATCTTCATAAGTCCCGGCGTGGTGAAAGGCATCGAAAATCTCATCCTGAGTCTGACCACAGCAGGAAACGGCATCATTATTCAAAAACCGGTATATTACCCGTTCTCAGCCATCATTCAGCAGACCGGGCGTACCGTGGTTAATAACGCCCTGATAAATACTGCTGGATTCTATGAGATAGACTTTCAGGATCTGCAACGCAAGGCGCAAGACCCGGCAAACAAGATGCTGCTTCTATGCAGTCCCCATAATCCGGTCGGCAGAGTCTGGACAGAGCAGGAACTGAGACAGGTTGCAGAAATATGCCTGGAAAACAACGTGATCCTCGTGTCTGATGAAATTCATTTCGACCTGTTGAGAAAAGGCGTTACCCACATTCCCCTTGCCAGGCTTTATCCTGAAGAAGACAGGATCATTACCTGTACCGCACCGAGCAAGACCTTTAATACCGCTGGGCTCCAGATCTCAAACATCATTATAAAAAACAAGACGTTTCAACAGAAATGGTCGGAGATTGCAGGCATGGAACTCCCCTCACCACTTGCTCTTACAGCAGTAAAGGCAGCGTATAACGAGGGGGAAGAATGGCTGGAACAACTGCTTGTCTATCTGGATGAAAACTTTTCTTTTCTGGATCAGTACATCAAGGAAAAAATACCCAAGGCAAAATTCTCAATCCCGCAAGGAAGCTACCTGGCCTGGATTGATTTCAGCCCTTACGGATATGACGACAAGGAACTCGACAGAATACTTATTCAGGAGGCCAAGGTTCTGCTTGAGGCGGGAACCATATTTGGGCCGGAAGGTGCGGGCTTCCAACGAATGAATATAGCCTGCCCGAGAGCTACTCTTGAGCAAGGTCTGGAAAGAATATCTACAGCATTACATGGGTAA
- a CDS encoding DUF3365 domain-containing protein: MRRKVSIPLKFLGVFALTMLLTAGAFVTTFSSLRTYTARHEAGAVADQVIAFRSWVSQTGMVWVQKLVPGYHEFLSRENAADGGAFYGKNPALATRELSMIANKEATRATFRVTSDDYRHEDNAPDEFENSAIKAFKADKSLEFVERYEGGSYRYARPVLVQQECLKCHGDPADAPAAVIAKYGAEKAFGYKVGEVRGIVSVSLPAVGAREVIRSLVNPWTIIFVLVIIAINLLFIHSVVIRLVRLTRSAEAIAAGKLETELVYTNPSESNDELDHLYHATNLLKRSLVILFKRLDQLKKYD; this comes from the coding sequence ATGAGGAGAAAGGTAAGCATTCCGCTGAAATTTCTTGGCGTTTTTGCTCTGACAATGTTGCTCACGGCTGGTGCTTTTGTGACCACATTCTCTTCCTTAAGGACCTACACCGCTCGACATGAGGCTGGCGCAGTGGCGGATCAGGTTATAGCCTTTCGCTCTTGGGTTTCCCAGACCGGTATGGTCTGGGTGCAGAAGCTGGTTCCTGGGTATCATGAGTTTCTTTCTCGGGAAAATGCGGCGGATGGCGGTGCCTTTTACGGAAAAAATCCAGCGCTGGCCACGCGGGAGTTGTCCATGATCGCTAATAAGGAGGCGACACGGGCAACCTTTCGGGTGACCAGCGATGATTATCGGCATGAGGATAATGCCCCGGACGAATTTGAGAACTCTGCCATCAAGGCCTTTAAAGCGGACAAGTCGCTTGAGTTTGTGGAACGATATGAGGGGGGATCGTATCGATATGCCCGTCCGGTCCTGGTTCAGCAGGAATGCCTGAAATGTCATGGTGATCCTGCTGATGCGCCAGCTGCGGTTATTGCCAAATATGGTGCGGAAAAGGCCTTTGGCTATAAGGTTGGTGAGGTGCGTGGTATTGTCAGTGTGAGCTTGCCTGCGGTCGGGGCACGGGAGGTCATCAGGTCATTGGTCAATCCCTGGACTATTATCTTCGTCCTCGTTATCATTGCCATTAATCTGCTTTTCATTCACTCCGTGGTTATTCGTTTGGTTCGGCTGACCAGAAGTGCTGAGGCTATTGCGGCAGGGAAGCTTGAAACCGAATTGGTCTACACCAATCCTTCGGAATCCAATGATGAATTAGACCATCTCTATCATGCTACCAATTTGCTGAAACGGAGCCTGGTTATTCTCTTTAAGCGGCTTGATCAGCTAAAAAAATATGACTAG
- the cimA gene encoding citramalate synthase: MTIEFYDTTLRDGTQAENFNLSVDDKIKITKQLDKLGIDFIEGGWPGSNPLAVEYFERMKDVELGHAQLSAFGATRHFQNPADKDPNLQALIAAKTPAITIFGKSWDIHVHDALRIELEDNLLIIEDSLAYLRPHVKHLIYDAEHFFDGFKNNREYCLATLGRAIKGGAETLALCDTNGGTLPHEIPPIIERVKQFLAEQGSSAKIGIHPHNDSETAVANALLGISLGCTQVQGTMNGYGERCGNANLTSIIPAVVCKMGHEAAVGKHIDKLYSTSRLINELANLPHNRYQPYVGESAFAHKGGIHVSAVQRNPITYEHIEPEKVGNIRRILISDQAGKSNVLHKAIKYGLNLKADDPAMTQIIQDLKELENQGFQYEGAEASFELLMRRAMGIKPHFFTLEGFRVMNNKYRMDAASLTEATIRLTVDGQEAHTASLGEGPVNALDKAMRKALLRFYPRLEEMELADYKVRVLSGEHGTGAKVRVLVDSRDEETQWSTVGVSFNIIEASWQALEDAVNYKLMKDAQKKA; encoded by the coding sequence ATGACCATAGAATTTTACGATACCACCCTCCGGGACGGAACCCAGGCCGAGAACTTTAACCTGTCGGTTGATGATAAGATCAAGATCACCAAGCAGCTGGACAAGCTGGGTATTGATTTTATCGAGGGCGGCTGGCCCGGTTCTAACCCCTTGGCGGTGGAGTATTTCGAGCGGATGAAGGACGTGGAACTTGGGCACGCCCAACTTTCAGCCTTTGGCGCGACCCGGCATTTCCAAAATCCTGCGGATAAGGACCCCAACCTGCAGGCTCTGATCGCGGCCAAGACCCCGGCCATTACCATCTTTGGCAAGAGCTGGGACATTCATGTTCATGATGCCCTGCGCATTGAACTGGAAGACAATCTGCTGATTATCGAAGATTCACTGGCCTATCTCCGTCCCCATGTCAAGCATCTGATCTATGATGCCGAGCATTTCTTTGACGGCTTTAAGAATAACAGGGAATACTGTCTGGCCACCTTGGGCCGGGCTATTAAGGGCGGGGCAGAGACCCTGGCCCTCTGCGATACCAATGGCGGAACCTTGCCCCATGAGATCCCGCCCATCATTGAACGGGTGAAACAGTTCCTGGCAGAGCAGGGCAGCAGTGCCAAGATCGGTATTCATCCCCATAATGACTCGGAGACCGCAGTGGCCAATGCCCTGTTGGGCATCTCCTTAGGTTGTACCCAGGTGCAGGGGACCATGAACGGCTATGGTGAGCGTTGCGGAAATGCCAACCTGACCTCCATCATCCCGGCTGTGGTCTGCAAGATGGGGCATGAGGCCGCAGTGGGCAAGCATATCGACAAGCTGTATTCCACCTCCCGTCTGATTAACGAGTTGGCCAACCTGCCCCATAATCGCTACCAGCCCTATGTGGGTGAGTCGGCCTTTGCCCATAAAGGGGGCATCCACGTCAGCGCAGTGCAGCGTAACCCCATCACCTATGAGCATATCGAGCCGGAAAAGGTGGGCAATATCCGCCGTATCCTGATCTCGGATCAGGCTGGTAAATCCAATGTTCTGCATAAGGCAATCAAGTACGGTCTCAACCTCAAGGCTGATGATCCCGCCATGACCCAGATTATTCAGGACCTGAAAGAACTGGAAAACCAGGGCTTCCAGTACGAAGGTGCCGAGGCCAGCTTTGAGCTGCTCATGCGACGGGCAATGGGTATCAAACCCCATTTTTTCACCCTGGAAGGCTTCCGGGTAATGAATAATAAGTACCGAATGGATGCAGCCTCCCTCACCGAGGCCACCATTCGTCTGACCGTAGATGGTCAGGAGGCCCATACTGCCTCGTTGGGCGAAGGTCCGGTCAATGCCCTGGATAAGGCCATGCGTAAGGCCTTGCTCCGTTTTTATCCCCGGCTGGAGGAAATGGAGTTGGCAGATTATAAGGTGCGGGTGCTCTCCGGTGAGCACGGAACCGGGGCCAAGGTCCGGGTTCTGGTAGATAGCCGGGACGAAGAGACCCAGTGGAGCACTGTGGGGGTGTCCTTCAACATCATCGAGGCCAGCTGGCAGGCCTTGGAAGATGCGGTTAACTACAAGCTGATGAAAGACGCCCAGAAAAAAGCATAA
- a CDS encoding gamma-glutamylcyclotransferase family protein → MHLFAYGTLMCAELMQEISGCNPPTSVPATLQGYTRRAVKGLSYPGIFPDAGGLVQGCLYQDLPDSTWASLDRFEGEMYAREQVQVTLEEGTLLDTLLQAEVYVVRPEFLHHLDTMDWDFAAFLARYEAYPGISLASEL, encoded by the coding sequence ATGCATCTCTTTGCCTATGGCACCCTGATGTGCGCAGAGCTTATGCAGGAGATATCCGGCTGCAACCCACCAACCTCGGTCCCGGCCACCCTCCAGGGCTATACCCGTCGGGCCGTGAAAGGACTGAGCTACCCTGGGATTTTCCCTGATGCGGGTGGATTGGTGCAGGGGTGCCTGTACCAGGATCTGCCGGATTCGACTTGGGCGTCCCTTGATCGCTTTGAGGGCGAGATGTATGCCCGTGAGCAGGTCCAGGTCACCTTGGAAGAGGGTACCCTGCTGGATACTCTACTGCAAGCAGAGGTCTATGTGGTCCGTCCTGAGTTCCTGCATCATCTTGATACGATGGACTGGGATTTTGCCGCCTTTCTGGCCCGCTATGAGGCGTATCCCGGGATTTCCCTGGCAAGTGAACTATAA